The following coding sequences lie in one Apium graveolens cultivar Ventura chromosome 3, ASM990537v1, whole genome shotgun sequence genomic window:
- the LOC141710849 gene encoding uncharacterized protein LOC141710849: MEFTIGVAMLPREYGFVIILVAISGFLNFWMAAQVGKARKKYKVALPAMYALESENENANLFNCVQRGHQNSLEWMPMFLTFMTLGGIKHPIISSVLGVVYIVGRFFYFKGYSTGDPKKRLSVGMYSFGALIGLILCAFSCGIKFLIA, translated from the exons ATGGAGTTCACAATCGGAGTTGCTATGTTGCCAAGAGAATATGGTTTTGTGATTATACTTGTTGCAATCTCCGGCTTTCTTAATTTCTGGATGGCTGCTCAAGTTGGCAAAGCCCGCAAAAA GTATAAGGTCGCTCTACCCGCTATGTATGCTTTAGAATCTGAAAATGAGAATGCTAATCTCTTCAACTGTGTTCAG AGAGGTCACCAGAACTCCCTGGAGTGGATGCCTATGTTCTTAACATTCATGACTCTGGGAGGGATTAAGCACCCTATTATCTCCTCAGTTCTTGGTGTTGTTTATATTGTTGGTCGTTTTTTCTATTTCAAAGGATACTCCACTGGCGATCCTAAGAAGCGTCTCTCGGTTGG GATGTACAGTTTCGGGGCACTGATTGGACTAATCCTGTGTGCATTTTCTTGCGGAATCAAATTTCTCATTGCATGA